One window from the genome of Clostridiales bacterium encodes:
- a CDS encoding flavodoxin family protein gives MKITVINGTEKHGVTYKLKELFLQNFGSVAEITEFYLPKDCPAFCAGCTNCFMRGEDTCKDYSYINTIEKSLLQADLIVMTSPAYVMHATGAMKTLLDHFGYRWMPHRPAAEMFGKRAVIITQCLGAGSKSTATDIKHSLSWWGVSKIGIFKCALMSDIIWDNLPEKKRKGLTNKINRFACKFAKINYSKPAHTKTITKIKFKFCRIIQKQIRKKGIASLDNEYWYDNGWLNKDCPWKRKH, from the coding sequence ATGAAAATAACAGTAATAAACGGTACGGAAAAGCACGGCGTAACCTATAAACTAAAAGAGCTTTTTTTACAAAATTTCGGCTCGGTTGCAGAGATAACGGAATTTTATTTGCCAAAAGACTGTCCCGCCTTTTGTGCTGGCTGTACAAATTGCTTTATGCGAGGAGAAGATACTTGCAAAGATTACTCCTACATAAACACCATAGAAAAATCACTTTTACAGGCCGATTTAATTGTAATGACATCCCCTGCCTATGTTATGCACGCCACAGGCGCAATGAAAACGTTGTTAGATCATTTCGGCTATCGTTGGATGCCGCACAGACCCGCCGCGGAAATGTTTGGAAAACGTGCCGTTATAATAACGCAATGTCTCGGCGCAGGATCTAAGTCAACGGCAACCGATATAAAACACAGCCTATCATGGTGGGGTGTTTCAAAAATCGGAATATTCAAATGCGCACTGATGAGCGATATTATATGGGATAATCTGCCCGAAAAGAAGCGCAAAGGTTTGACAAATAAGATAAATAGGTTTGCTTGTAAATTCGCAAAAATCAATTATTCGAAACCGGCGCATACGAAAACTATAACAAAAATTAAGTTTAAATTTTGTCGTATTATACAAAAGCAGATACGCAAAAAAGGTATTGCCAGTCTCGATAATGAATATTGGTACGATAACGGTTGGCTTAATAAAGATTGTCCTTGGAAGCGTAAGCATTAA
- a CDS encoding MATE family efflux transporter, with the protein MENQQNTDFLGTAKIPKLMLKFCVPCVLSLLVSALYNIVDQIFVGNSELSTLGNAATGVVFPIFIIAQAFAWWFGDGCAAYLSIHKGRSDTENTHKCVGTGITITVIASLVLLVVFYPLKTQILTLFGASENSIDYAIEYFNIILGFFPIYMASNMINAVVRADGSPSWSMFSMLLGAVINIILDPIFIFACHWGMAGAAWATVIGQVASFVVSIIYLFRTKNFKLKLKSFIPRLRIFAEAIKLGMSSFITQLTIVIISLVCNIMLAKYGAMSKYGIDIPIALIGIESKVFTVVINIVVGIVLGCQPIIGYNIGARKLDRVAKLYKSVLLCTVVIGVVSTLLFELAPGAVASIFGKPTNIPNPDDYWDFARKLFRIFLSLVTFTCTIKMSSIFFQAVGKPIFAVLTSLIRDIVCFVPLICILPLFYGIDGILAAAPIADAIAMIVTAALTIVYFKSLARLKKSAPSVEQPAALDEQEEKSGEAPTTGSLQSSVIVTIAREHGSSGKQIAKLVAEKLGLPFYYKEMIAIAAQESGLDKEFISDINADAPSVLKSLYLSTDAVSQAVSAQEKAINMIADKGSCVIVGRAADYVLRERSELVSIFVHAPEEYRTERIKEVYGDSQEEALKNIRRSDKARAAYYKNISGKVWGDTRNYDFAVDSSIGVEQTAEIIADYIIKKVNG; encoded by the coding sequence TACGGGAGTGGTATTCCCCATATTTATTATCGCTCAGGCGTTTGCATGGTGGTTCGGCGACGGCTGCGCCGCGTATTTGAGTATTCACAAAGGCAGGAGCGATACCGAAAACACGCACAAATGCGTGGGAACCGGTATTACGATCACGGTTATAGCAAGCTTGGTTTTGCTCGTGGTTTTCTATCCGTTAAAGACGCAAATACTGACGCTTTTCGGCGCTTCCGAAAACAGTATCGATTACGCCATAGAGTATTTTAATATCATTCTCGGTTTCTTCCCGATATATATGGCGTCCAACATGATAAACGCCGTAGTTCGTGCGGACGGAAGTCCGTCGTGGTCTATGTTTTCCATGCTTTTGGGCGCGGTCATCAATATTATTCTCGACCCGATTTTTATTTTCGCTTGCCATTGGGGTATGGCTGGTGCGGCGTGGGCGACCGTTATCGGTCAGGTCGCTTCGTTCGTTGTAAGCATTATATACCTTTTCCGCACGAAAAACTTTAAGCTTAAACTTAAAAGCTTTATCCCGCGTCTTAGAATATTTGCGGAAGCGATCAAACTCGGTATGTCGTCGTTTATAACGCAATTGACGATAGTTATTATTTCGCTCGTTTGCAATATCATGCTCGCAAAGTACGGCGCTATGTCAAAGTACGGTATAGATATACCGATAGCGCTTATAGGTATCGAGAGCAAGGTCTTTACCGTTGTTATTAATATCGTTGTCGGTATCGTTCTCGGCTGTCAGCCCATTATCGGCTATAATATCGGCGCGAGAAAGCTCGATAGGGTAGCTAAGCTCTATAAGTCGGTTTTGCTGTGTACCGTCGTGATCGGCGTGGTGTCGACGTTGTTGTTCGAGCTCGCGCCGGGTGCGGTCGCAAGCATCTTCGGCAAGCCGACGAATATCCCCAATCCCGACGACTATTGGGATTTTGCTCGTAAGCTTTTCCGTATATTCTTATCGCTCGTAACGTTTACGTGTACCATAAAAATGTCGTCCATATTCTTTCAAGCGGTCGGCAAGCCGATTTTTGCCGTGCTTACCTCGCTTATCCGCGATATTGTTTGCTTCGTTCCGCTTATTTGCATACTTCCGCTTTTCTACGGTATCGACGGTATTTTAGCCGCCGCCCCGATCGCGGATGCCATTGCAATGATCGTTACCGCCGCGCTGACGATCGTGTATTTCAAATCTTTGGCGCGCTTAAAGAAATCGGCGCCTTCTGTCGAACAGCCGGCGGCATTAGACGAACAGGAAGAAAAGTCGGGCGAAGCGCCTACAACGGGTTCTTTGCAATCGAGCGTAATAGTTACTATTGCGCGCGAACACGGCTCGTCGGGCAAGCAAATAGCCAAGCTTGTAGCGGAAAAGCTCGGGCTTCCGTTCTATTATAAAGAAATGATAGCTATCGCCGCGCAGGAGAGCGGGCTTGACAAAGAATTTATATCGGATATTAATGCGGACGCGCCGAGCGTGCTTAAATCACTGTATTTGAGCACCGATGCGGTAAGTCAAGCCGTTAGCGCACAGGAAAAAGCTATAAACATGATAGCCGACAAGGGAAGCTGCGTTATCGTCGGTAGAGCTGCCGATTACGTTCTTCGCGAGCGCAGCGAGTTAGTCAGCATATTTGTTCATGCGCCCGAGGAATATCGTACGGAACGCATAAAAGAAGTATACGGCGATAGCCAAGAGGAAGCGTTAAAGAATATACGTCGTTCAGATAAAGCTCGCGCCGCGTATTATAAAAATATCTCCGGTAAGGTATGGGGAGATACGCGCAACTACGATTTTGCCGTAGACAGCTCGATCGGCGTTGAACAAACCGCGGAAATAATAGCGGATTATATCATTAAAAAAGTAAACGGGTAA
- a CDS encoding recombinase family protein, which produces MNNAVIYARYSSQGQNEQSIEGQVRICTAYAESKGFTVVKTYMDKARTGTNDNRPDFQKMISDADKGAFQYIIVYKFDRFARNRIDSIMYKAQLKKQYGIRVVSATEPVSDDEGGEIYEMFLEWNDEKYSERLSKRVRDGLDMSVKNGTYCGGYLIYGYKLIDTDKKGNKGTIHKVAIDEEQAEVVRFIFTEYANGTDKKEIADTLNKRHILNKGKPFTFRTFENWLSNAKYTGEFMHGQRLCTNTYPAIIDKATFEKVQKRLKKNKILAGANSAIEPYLLTGKAFCGLCGTPMIAGGGTSRLGKKHYYYVCKQKNKALCDKKREDKDKLELYVTQVVHDFLSDRKIVEKAAQDTINYYEQRTGDNGMKSIEAQIRHAQDEAEQLTNAFILARNDLLRTNIERKMQEVEILIKDLTAHKAQIELERGQKITKEKIIDFVAMLITGDPNDKEYQKKLIDHLVYKVYVYDDTVVTYLTFGNDKEIKEIDLADNDKVLSAIKVQSLSPLVHQIK; this is translated from the coding sequence ATGAACAACGCAGTTATCTATGCAAGGTACAGTTCACAAGGACAAAACGAGCAATCTATCGAGGGGCAAGTACGCATTTGCACCGCATACGCCGAAAGCAAGGGCTTTACTGTCGTAAAGACCTATATGGACAAAGCAAGGACGGGAACGAACGACAACCGCCCAGACTTTCAGAAAATGATAAGCGACGCGGACAAAGGCGCATTTCAGTATATTATCGTTTACAAGTTTGACAGATTTGCCCGCAACCGCATTGACAGCATAATGTACAAAGCGCAGTTGAAAAAGCAGTACGGCATACGGGTAGTTTCGGCAACCGAGCCAGTCAGCGACGACGAGGGCGGCGAAATATACGAAATGTTCCTTGAATGGAACGACGAGAAATACAGCGAAAGACTTTCCAAGCGTGTACGCGACGGACTGGACATGAGCGTTAAAAACGGCACGTATTGCGGCGGTTATCTCATTTATGGGTATAAGCTCATAGATACCGACAAGAAAGGCAACAAAGGCACGATACACAAAGTTGCCATTGACGAGGAACAAGCCGAAGTTGTGCGCTTTATCTTTACCGAGTACGCCAACGGCACGGACAAGAAAGAAATTGCCGACACACTCAACAAGCGGCACATACTTAACAAGGGCAAGCCCTTTACTTTCCGCACGTTTGAAAACTGGTTGTCTAACGCCAAGTACACGGGCGAATTTATGCACGGGCAACGGCTATGCACAAATACATACCCCGCCATAATAGACAAGGCGACTTTTGAAAAGGTGCAAAAGCGGTTAAAGAAAAACAAGATACTTGCGGGAGCAAACTCCGCTATTGAGCCGTATTTGCTTACGGGCAAAGCGTTTTGCGGGCTTTGCGGTACGCCTATGATAGCAGGCGGTGGCACAAGCAGATTAGGCAAGAAACATTACTATTACGTTTGCAAGCAGAAAAATAAAGCCCTCTGCGACAAGAAACGCGAGGACAAAGACAAACTGGAATTGTACGTTACGCAAGTAGTACACGACTTTTTGAGCGATAGGAAAATCGTTGAGAAAGCCGCGCAAGACACGATAAACTACTACGAGCAACGCACGGGCGACAACGGTATGAAAAGCATAGAGGCGCAAATACGGCACGCACAAGACGAGGCGGAACAACTTACAAACGCCTTTATACTTGCGCGTAACGACCTACTGCGGACGAACATAGAGCGCAAAATGCAAGAGGTTGAAATACTGATTAAAGACCTAACCGCACACAAGGCGCAAATTGAGTTAGAGCGCGGGCAAAAGATAACCAAAGAAAAGATTATTGACTTTGTGGCTATGCTAATCACGGGCGACCCGAACGACAAGGAATACCAAAAGAAACTTATAGACCACCTCGTTTACAAGGTGTATGTTTACGACGATACAGTAGTTACATATCTGACATTCGGCAACGACAAGGAAATTAAAGAAATAGACCTTGCCGATAACGACAAGGTCTTATCTGCGATAAAGGTTCAATCTTTATCGCCTTTGGTGCACCAAATTAAGTAA
- a CDS encoding flavin reductase family protein, whose protein sequence is MLKDLGVKPYTFPMPVLMISSYNEDGSVDVMNMAWGGVCAENMVALNIDEDHKTSENIKRTGAFTLSIADVDHIEEADFFGIATGNKMGDKFERSGLHAKKSSRVNAPIVEEFPLTLECKVVECQNTVYGFRVLGEILNVLADEKVLDEKGKVDPTKLKAFVFDQFQSGYYAIGEKVGQAWRSGAKLMKK, encoded by the coding sequence ATGCTTAAAGATTTGGGGGTAAAACCTTATACTTTTCCTATGCCGGTGCTTATGATTTCCTCTTATAACGAGGACGGCAGCGTCGACGTTATGAACATGGCTTGGGGCGGTGTTTGCGCCGAGAATATGGTCGCGCTCAATATTGACGAAGATCATAAGACTTCTGAAAATATAAAGCGCACGGGTGCGTTTACTTTGAGCATTGCCGACGTCGATCACATAGAAGAAGCGGACTTTTTCGGCATTGCGACAGGCAACAAGATGGGCGATAAGTTCGAGCGATCGGGCTTGCACGCCAAAAAGAGTTCGCGTGTTAATGCGCCGATCGTTGAGGAGTTCCCGTTGACGCTCGAATGTAAAGTAGTAGAATGCCAGAATACAGTTTACGGTTTCCGTGTCCTTGGCGAAATACTCAACGTACTTGCTGATGAAAAGGTGCTTGACGAAAAGGGCAAAGTCGATCCAACCAAACTCAAAGCTTTTGTTTTCGACCAATTCCAAAGCGGGTATTATGCAATAGGCGAAAAAGTCGGTCAGGCTTGGAGGTCCGGCGCGAAACTCATGAAAAAGTAA
- a CDS encoding RES family NAD+ phosphorylase encodes MEKFTAILGAKSMGFDEQMRLTESDWKTLLKYDTWEYLNLLRKRLSTNRNCILPLLNKILYTFAFEDFSQWYSQSCLEPNFYKLYRARIYTKPIVKELENSPFQGYDEKNSFVPPANSIKFEGRVNKRHQVVLYAASSPQGAIAEINPNVGNVVSVATIDINRNLHLFNMAHTNMGIEAGTPQKTDWIQKFILDLAECFYSVYINKEDYYLSQYVGSYIKTLGFDGIRYFSSKNESNISETANFNYAIFNYDKCKAVSSKKYYIQKVSISAFEFN; translated from the coding sequence TTGGAAAAATTTACTGCTATTTTAGGAGCGAAATCAATGGGCTTTGATGAGCAAATGAGATTGACAGAGAGCGATTGGAAAACGCTATTAAAATATGACACTTGGGAATATCTAAATTTATTGCGCAAACGTCTTTCAACTAATAGAAATTGTATACTGCCTTTGTTAAACAAGATATTATACACCTTTGCATTTGAAGATTTCAGTCAATGGTATTCACAAAGTTGTTTAGAGCCAAACTTTTATAAGTTATATCGTGCGAGAATTTACACTAAACCGATTGTAAAAGAATTAGAAAACAGCCCTTTTCAAGGTTACGACGAGAAAAATAGTTTTGTTCCTCCTGCGAATAGCATTAAATTTGAAGGGCGCGTAAACAAGCGTCATCAAGTTGTTCTATATGCTGCATCATCACCACAAGGTGCAATAGCCGAAATCAATCCTAATGTTGGTAATGTTGTAAGTGTGGCAACAATAGATATAAACAGAAATCTTCATTTATTTAATATGGCACACACTAATATGGGTATAGAAGCAGGCACACCACAAAAAACTGACTGGATACAGAAATTTATATTAGATTTAGCAGAGTGCTTTTATTCGGTATACATAAATAAGGAGGATTATTATTTAAGTCAATATGTTGGCTCATATATAAAAACTTTGGGGTTTGACGGTATAAGATATTTTTCAAGCAAAAATGAAAGTAACATTAGTGAAACCGCAAATTTTAATTACGCAATTTTCAATTATGACAAATGTAAGGCTGTTTCCTCAAAAAAGTATTACATACAAAAAGTTTCTATAAGTGCCTTTGAGTTTAATTAG